From Perca flavescens isolate YP-PL-M2 chromosome 19, PFLA_1.0, whole genome shotgun sequence:
tatgtaaaaaataaatgtaaagcaTTTGAAGGAAGTATTTGCTCTGGCCAGGTGTATCAAATGTTTTCAAGCTGTCTTCTCACCTTCCTCCTCCACAATGTAGTTGTACTTGAGTACCACTGATGAGTCACGATGAGGTCCTGATTAATATTTGATTCCAGGCAACCGAGCTCAGACTTGGGTCACCCTGGAGGAGCTGCATGCCCAGGGGAAGCTGAAGGCCATAGGAGTGTCCAACTACACACCAGCACACATGAGAGAACTGATACAGAGCTGCAAAGTTCCTCCTGCGGTGCTACAGGTAGAAAGCAAGAGAGTGAAGGAGGATGGATAACCTATAATCTACATAATGGAACACAAATGCACTCAGTTTTAGAAAGAGCCAATGCTgacagtgtttttgtttgtttcttcagGTAGAGTTTCACCCGAGGCTGTGCCAGACGGAgctgaggagtgtgtgtgaggagtaTGGAGTGTGTTTCCAAGCGTACTCCTCCTTAGGGAAAGGAGAGCTGGTCACTGATCCTGTGGTGATGGAGGTGGCAAAGAACTGTGAACGCACACCTGCACAGGTAAACGCACATACAAAGCATCTTGATTCAAGGTCTTTTTGGCCAGTCTGTGACTATTACCTTCCTTGTgttcaataataaataatggtTTAAGCACAAACACTTGGAAAACCTTCAGGTCTTTTGTTCCCCTCCAGGTCCTGTTGCGCTGGGCTGTGCAGCAGGGCGTCCCAGTGCTCCCCAAATCTTCAAATCCAGACAGAATAAAGGACAATGCCAGACTTTTTGACTTCACACTGAGTGACACAGACATGGACAGACTGTCAGCTTTGGACTGTGGGCACAAGTACTGTTGGGATTCATCAGAAGTGGCTTAATGGGCCACTAGTGGAATACCCATTATCTTCCATGATGCCTCTTTAATGCTGCTGTTCTTTTTCTCTGACTGGTAGTGATGCAGTGGTGGGAAACCACCACTAGAAAGTTACCTTACAAATTCACTGGGTGAACGTATTGATTTAGGTAAATGTATGCACTGAGGTATCTGAGAGTTCAAGTAACATTTTGGACAACATTGGCCCATAAGTTGGTCTGTTTATTGTGACTGATACGCCATGAAACACAGAGAGGCTTTTCATGCTGCACTTATAGGTGTGTTCCTACGgaccaaaaatgtatttaatgtgcCAACATTTTAAGACCAGTTCCATATTCTTTGTTTCCTCATACTGTTCTTTAATAATACTCTTACAAAGTAATAATATGGCATTTGTGCTTATGCTTTCTCATTTAAATTTTCTATCAATTGTGACAGAAAATTGCAATgaaaaattatgatttttttttttttaaagtgtcctGTTTACTGAATAATTTTGCAGTTACACAAGAGACTCCACTTTAAACACAACTTAAAAATGATTTATTCAAGACCGCATATACCAGAAGTTTCACAACTGTAGAGAAAATGCATCTTGTAGTGATGTGCGGATCGATACTAAAGTATCGATATTTACGATCCCAACGTCTCCTGCTCTAGTATCGATTCTCATATAAAAAGATCgatatttaaactcagtaatttggAGTGAGTGTTTATGTTATCACAAGTAAATTGTTGTCACCTGAAAAGTCTAATTATATCCGGTTAGGGGAAGGAACTACTTCTCCTTCCGCCGGTCAGTTTTGTGTGCACTGTggctctgagattttctttatatttaaataatatgAGAGTAGTTTATTGTCTTGTCATTATGCCTACTTTGGAATTGGTAAGCCTACAgcctacttttttattttactttaagcTATTTGTCACAtcactacaaataaaatacgtaaaaagtatcggtattggtatcggtatcggtaataccagcctgggtattacttggtatcggatcgaatAGGAATTAAGTGGTATCGCACATCACTAACATCTTGTCTGAACTTGTAGATAAAACTACCAGCCTTGAAGAATTGAGTTTCAGGGAAAGGGAAAGAGAAGGCCTGCAGTGGCATGGCTTATGTCAAATGTGTTGggcaacaaaacagaaaataaacggATTCATTTTGATGGAGTGCTGTTTCAGAGGGCAACCAAAACATGTCAAAATCACAGACAATTTTGAATTtggtttagctagctagataggaCAAATTTCAGTAGGCTATAATGTTTACTGCCTTATATCAATAAAGGCAGTTGGCAtttataaaagagaaaaaaatttaaaaaagctgtcAAATTCttgcctctcttctcctctcctctcctctcctctcctctcctctcctctcctctcctctcctctcctctcctctcccgcCTTCCGGTTGCTTGATAAGCTAGATCTACTTTGATAAGATGGATCTTCCAATCAGCGGCGGCGAAACCTCTCAAAATGTCACATGACTGCTGTCAGCTTACCACGTGTAGCAGGAAGGAGTAGTTGTAAACATTCCTCTGTACAAAGATACAAAGGTAAAAGTTGTAAAGTAAGGTGACATTTCCTTTTATTGACACGTGTCACCTATTTAGGCAATTCTCCTGCATAAGAATTTAGCTGAAAGGGCCCAAAAGGTGAGATGAAAACAAGAATTATCTGTAACTGTGGCATAATGGCGTTGCTAGCTATATTGTAATGTAAGAACTGTGATGTTTCTACCATGgatgtacagtgtataattaGATGTTTCTCTGTCTTGGTCTTAACGGGTATTGCGATATCATAGATATCACATTCTCATGTATAACACTGCTTAATTGTGTCAAAGTTTGGTCTCATGTATTGAGACCTTCATATGGGACGCATATTTGAGTAAATAACGTCTTTAAGACTTGGTGTGCACTTACAGCTACATTGACGTTGTAACGTCCCACCTCCACAAATTGTAACGAGCTTTGTGACGTCCCAGCGTTTTCAAAGTGTGTGTAATACAACGGTTTTACTCTCTGTCAAACTATGTCTATGCGTCAAACACACTGTCACATTGTACTCAGGGGCAATAGACAACAGTGTTGTGACCAAGTAcgtctcaagtcatttggtctTGGTCCAAGTAAGTCTCGAGTTACTTTGGTCAAGTCGAGTCTTAgatcaagtcactttttttacaCCCAAGATAAAACACTCTTACCTGTATTATCTGGTCTTTATAGAGATAAAAGACAAAGTATAAGTAGCCCATCTAATAATATGATTGGCTAGTTTGTATAACTAGTACAAAGAGTATGACTTTAACCTGTATTATAGTTATTGATATTCAGCAAAATgaatgtaatcaaagcaaaaacatattattaattatttatttcatattccCTCCCCATCACTTTGAAAACAGTGAAATACTGACAGCCAGTCTACAACATCAAACATTGTAACATTCAACTTGGTCAACAAAAGTGATTAGTTGTGACACAGATGCACTAATGAGGCTTCATTAGGAGTCTTTGATGTAATGTGTTGCCATAGCAAGGAGTTTGACTGACAGCCAGTCATCCAATCATGACAGTCACATACCGGGAGCTTTTTAAGTCGTCCAGTCATGATTTGCAGTTTGCGCTGCATAGCATACTTGATGGACAGAAACGGGACAGCAttgaattatattattttatattgtacaGCCAACATTTAAACTTATGAATGCGCACAGGTCACCATGCGTCAAGTCTCGAGTCATTAACGCACAGGTCCAAGTCTTGTCtcaagtaattttttttttggtcaagtCGCAAGTCATCAAAACAGTGACTCCAACCGACCCAAGTCGTGGTCACCAAGTCTCAAGTCCACATCTCTGATAGAAAACCTGTAGAAAGCAGTGTCTTAACCTAGTGCAATATACCAGTCACGATAAACCCATATTTATATTTACCACTTAAGAAAATCTCTCATATTTTTTACTCAACTCTATATGTCCCTCTTTAACAGTGTTGGGTAGACCAACAAGTCCAAATAGGGTACAAAGAAAATACAAGTGCCTCTCAAATCAgatgtcttcctcctcctccactacCTCTGCTGTCCTCCTAAATACGGGGGTTCAGATGCCCCTCCTGGGTTTGGGGACCTACAAGTTGGTGGCTTCTGAAGATGTCTACCGGGCTGTGGACGCAGCGCTGGTTGCTGGTTATCGGGCCTTTGACAGTGCAGCCGTCTACCGGAATGAAGCTGACCTGGGCCGAGCCCTGAAGCAGCTCCTGCCCAAACATGGCTTAAGCAGAGAGGATGTATTCATAACCAGGTGATGTATATGGGCTGTATCCAATCCACAtagttgaatgcacttattgtaagtcgctttggataaaagtgtatgttaaataaatgtaaggCTTGTATGCCTTCCAAAAGAGCACAGCAAAATAAGTGACTTAATGTATGATGGGATTTATTATAGTACATAAGGGCAGAATCTTTTATTCCAGCAATTTTATGAACATACATCTTGAATACAGTGGGAAAATACACACATGGATGCTAGGGCTGTGCTCGTTggtttaatcgacagatctgtaaatctgagtttctccgcagagtcatgcaaaagcaccactttaattcttgtgtttaccagagatgtgcttgtaagtttcttggaaataagtcattcagcatgaaaaaagcataaaacgtGACTAATTGACttaagaaatctaagttgactaagaccaaaacgaccaattagttgactaatcgactaagagggagcagccctaatggatgcaaagtaaaatatataaaaatgaagtTCAGTGATGTTTGAATCTCAAAGGCCCACAGTACATTTCTAATCAACCCTTCCTCCCTTATCCCTGCAGTAAGCTGGGCCCCAAGGATCAGGGTGAGAGAGCCATGGAAGGAGCCCTCCGCAGCCTGGCTCAGCTGGACTTGGGTTACATTGACCTGTACCTGATCCACTGGCCTGGCACACAGGGTCTGGTAGTGGCTGACCAACGCAACCCAGGTAAAGAGATTAAGTCAGTGTTTTCCTTCATGTACTAAACTTTCACCGGAAACATAACTGcgtaatatacatttttgtaaaaaacaggggcgttgaaattaatcattgcatcgATGCACAATAGTCCAAATCCACATCGcgatgcaatgattaatttcaacgcccctattttgtacaaaaatgtaCATTACGCAGTTATGTTTCCAGTGAAAGTGCGGTGACAGACCATAACcgattattgcctactgatgtaacttactgattttttttgtttttgccttttgtctgctctctgctgtgttcagactccactacattcaggaagtgtctatttttatttatttatttatttattttaaagagaagatacaataaaaaggggagttcatacATCTGACTGCTTAAATTTGtcgatgaaaaccatgtgtagcagtatatataataatattgagaaGGTGATGCATCGTGATATCCATTCGAATAGTTGACAGGATAATTGTAACGAATTGAATcttgagaccagtgaagattcatacctagtaaaaaataaatgtaaagcaTTTGAAGGAAGTATTTGCTCTGGCCAGGTGTATCAAATGTTTTCAAGCTGTCTTCTCACCTTCCTCCTCCACAATGTAGTTGTACTTGAGTACCACTGATGAGTCACGATGAGGTCCTGATTAATATTTGATTCCAGGCAACCGAGCTCAGAGTTGGGTCACCCTGGAGGAGCTGCATGCCCAGGGGAAGCTGAAGGCCATAGGAGTGTCCAACTACACACCAGCACACATGAGAGAACTGATACAGAGCTGCAAAGTTCCTCCTGCGGTGCTACAGGTAGAAAGCAGGAGAGTGAAGGAGGATGGATAACCTATAATCTACATAATGGAACACAAATGCACTCAGTTTTAGAAAGAGCCAATGCTgacagtgtttttgtttgtttcttcagGTAGAGTTTCACCCGAGGCTGTGCCAGACGGAgctgaggagtgtgtgtgaggagtaTGGAGTGTGTTTCCAAGCGTACTCCTCCTTAGGGAAAGGAGAGCTGGTCACTGATCCTGTGGTGATGGAGGTGGCAAAGAACTGTGAACGCACACCTGCACAGGTAAACGCACATACAAAGCATCTTGATTCAAGGTCTTTTTGGCCAGTCGGTGACTACTACCTTCCTTGTgttcaataataaataatggtTTAAGCACAAACACTTGGAAAACCTTCAGGTCTTTTGTTCCCCTCCAGGTCCTGTTGCGCTGGTCTGTGCAGCAGGGCGTCCCAGTGCTCCCCAAATCTTCAAATCCAGACAGAATAAAGGACAATGCCAGACTTTTTGACTTCACACTGAGTGACACAGACATGGACAGACTGTCAGCTTTGGACTGTGGGCACAAGTACTGCCGGGATTCATCAGAAGTGGCTTAATAGGCCACTAGTGGAACACACATTATCTTCCATGATGCCTCTTTAATGCTGTTGTTCTTTTGCTCTGACTGGCATAGATGCAGTGGTGGGAAACCACCACTAGAAAGTTACCTTACAAATTCACTGGGTGAACGTATTGATTTAGGTAAATGTATGTACTGAGGTATCTGAGAGTTCCAGTAATATTTGCCCATAAGTTTTCCTGTTTATTGTGACAGATATGCCATGAAACACAGAGGCTTTTCATGCAGTACCTATAGGTAAATGTTGCTGTTCTATATACTTTTGTTGCCTCATTGTTCTTTACTAATACCCTTACAATGCAATATTATGGCTTTTGTATTCTAGCTCTCCCATTTAAATTGTCTATGAATTACCATACATTTGCACTGAACATAATATGAAATTTCTAAAAGTGTCCTTTTGTATtagaaaaatttgaaaaattacGCAAGAGACTCTTCAAAACCACTCTTAAAAGTATTTATTCAGCACAGCATATACCAGAAGTTTCACAGCTCTAGAGACAATttacaaaagttgaaaaaaataaaaaaggaatccaacaaaaaaaaaagaatgaaatattaagaatTACATTTTCTCCACACACATCTCCAGATTCAAGTAATATCACGGATGGTTGTAAAACGCCAGGTGCCCAGACAGGTTTTTTCCTCTGGGGTGTGTTCACTGCCACAAATGTTTCAAGTCAAAACCATAACATGACTTTCTTTTTCTGAAATGGCTTTTCCAGCATTAGCCATTATAATTTTCTCACAGTTGTGACAGCAAACGCACCACCATTGTGCTTTTTTTCCTTAAGCGTAATAGGTGACTGTAAAGTTTAAGGCGGTAATTGGGTAAACAGACAAGACTGGTTATGTGGTGTCACATCACAGGTTACAGCATATTCAAGGCAGTTCATGACAATATTGTACTCTTAAAATTCCATATTCATATTTGGCCCCAAGCTCTAAACACATATTCTCTGCCAGCTGATTCAACTGTACTAATTGTGTCAAAgtacaggtacaggtctatTAGGAGTGACTTATTATGTAAAACACTAACTAACTTTGTTTTGACGGCACAATTACACACTCCTAGATGTAACAGCATAGTCTGAACTGTAGCTTTATACTGGATACTTATTCAATTTAAAGGGTCACCCACATGTTTCAGTGAATTGGTCTTACACAGTTAGGGGTTGCATGTTACCAAACATGGTAGACTTTGATGAATCTTCCAAAAAAAGGGGATGCTATTCAGATTGTCTACAATTCTGACTAAAAGATGCTTGAAAAAGGTGGAGAAACATTTGAGTGGTAAGACAATAGAAATGCAGCCCCTTAGCTCCATGCCTTAGCCCCCCACCCCTGCAATTCACATCTCAACCCTACAAGTGTAGAGGAAGAAACAAGTAGAACAAACCTATTACCATTTTCAATAATCACATATTGATAAACGACCTAAAAATAGCCTAATCATATTTACCAAGCTGTGTAGAAGTGCTTATCTTAATTTATAATCATTGATAAGAAAATCTCCCCTAAATGTCATATTGTGTGTGCCAAGTAGTCCTTAAAAGCCTgaatataatacataaaaagCAAATCTAGCATCAGATCATCACTCCTAGACCTGAGACTTGACAGATTTAAGATCCCATTTTATTCACATCCCAAAGTGAAAAACCCACATTTAAACTCACCGTTTTAGCAACCCTAACAGGGCTGGAAACTGATTTTCCTAAAGAATGTCAAGTATCCCTTCCACTTGTGTTTAACTGTGACTGCACTCTAAGTCAGTCGTCTATATGCACTGGGTACTAAATAAATGGGCCCAAGCTATTGTGTTGGCTCCTTGTACGGCAGTTAATTCATCCCCACCCACATCTTTAAATATGCACATGACATTTATCACAACAACCATGGATTGTACACTGCCTATTGCTAGGTTGGCCAAACTTATTAAATAGCATGGTAACCTTGTAAAATAGGAACTTGTCAAATAAAAAATTCTGGCTAAAACCCCACCCCGGCAATTTgataaaatatttacacataaaaggttccaaaggttgtttttttttttttttttttgctcatccAAGTCTTTAAAAAGATAGAAAGATTCATATTGGTTTGTGcttttatatgtatgtttattgtCATTCTCTTCAGATATAATCTAACCCTGAAGTCTTACAAAAGATAGTATTTCTGCATCATTGGAGATTGTCCTTGTACAAGATTGTTCTTTTGATACATTTAAGATATAAAGCAGTTGATGATAGTCAAGTACAGCCGTTTAAGTGGTACTGGCttgcagcagtagtagtagtgcaAGTTAGATAAAGGCCAGAGAATACTTTTAAACAAATCCTTCCCTTTTATACTCTTGTCTCTGTTGCTTGCGCATTATTTTGGCACACAATTACAGTGGTCTCCATTTAGCTTTTGTTTAAGCACAAACATTTAGAGCAAAACAAGCATTAGTACATCGACATCGGGGATTTCTTCAAGAAGACGAGGAAGGAAATTCTAACAGCATTCAAGGTGGCCTCAAATAGTCCGgtgtttttatttcagtgcATTTATCTctccatctacagtatattgcatAGTGTTGATGGGAGAGAAAACTGAAGCATCTTTTAACTCAGTGGTCATTGCTCAACTTATATGCTTATCCTTCTTTGTGTTTTCAAGAGATCACCTCTCCTCTCTTGGCCTATCCTCTCATCCAATCTGTGGGGGATCAGATAGCCAACAGTCCATTCTCATGCCTGACTGACTTTTACCATTCCATAGTGGGCTGCCCAGCAATATTGTTAACATCACAACCAACACAAAtaccaaaaaaataatttaaaggtTGTTACCAATGGCGTATAAAAATGACGTGACTAGGATGAACACCTAGCCATCCACTTAGCCATGCCTTTGTGTTTGgctctctctttttgtttaaACCAAC
This genomic window contains:
- the LOC114545667 gene encoding uncharacterized protein LOC114545667, producing MSSSSSTTSTVLLNTGVQMPLLGLGTYKLVASEDVYRAVDAALVAGYRAFDSAAVYRNEADLGRALKQLLPKHGLSREDVFITSKLGPKDQGERAMEGALRSLAQLDLGYIDLYLIHWPGTQGLVVADQRNPGNRAQTWVTLEELHAQGKLKAIGVSNYTPAHMRELIQSCKVPPAVLQVEFHPRLCQTELRSVCEEYGVCFQAYSSLGKGELVTDPVVMEVAKNCERTPAQVLLRWAVQQGVPVLPKSSNPDRIKDNARLFDFTLSDTDMDRLSALDCGHKYCWDSSEVA
- the LOC114545718 gene encoding uncharacterized protein LOC114545718, with the translated sequence MSSSSSTTSAVLLNTGVQMPLLGLGTYKLVASEDVYRAVDAALVAGYRAFDSAAVYRNEADLGRALKQLLPKHGLSREDVFITSKLGPKDQGERAMEGALRSLAQLDLGYIDLYLIHWPGTQGLVVADQRNPGNRAQSWVTLEELHAQGKLKAIGVSNYTPAHMRELIQSCKVPPAVLQVEFHPRLCQTELRSVCEEYGVCFQAYSSLGKGELVTDPVVMEVAKNCERTPAQVLLRWSVQQGVPVLPKSSNPDRIKDNARLFDFTLSDTDMDRLSALDCGHKYCRDSSEVA